In the Necator americanus strain Aroian chromosome X, whole genome shotgun sequence genome, ATAATTTCTCTCTAgcattttctatttcatatttccttttttgacttttcgaagacatatatatatattattattattattgttatcgttattattattattattattattattattattattattattattattattattattattattattattattattattattattattattgtacaaATATTCTGAGTTATATCCCTTAAGTTTGTCCTAGTGTATCCTAGTGTAAATTTGTAGGATTCTTCTGAGAACTAAATATGGATGACGTtagtaaaaacaaaatgttattAAAATATTCCTCATGGTTTCTGTATTATATGATTTCCTTGTTAAGCTTTGATAATAGAACCAAATATTACAGGTGATACGTGTCAATCTCCCAAGGCTCGTTCTGTTTGGGATCGTGTCCCAACAAACAACGAAGTAGCTGGTCGTGCTTCCCATACCTCTGTGATAATCGATGACGCCATTTGGAATATCGGTAAGacaccatgaaaaaaaaaaaactgtttaatTCATTATTTGGAATTTAGTTCTTAGAACTTCTTCTTGCGTAGAACTTCTGTTGAATTTCGTTTTAATTCCGTTTAATGTCTAGGAGGAGAGCGCTTCAGTGGAGTTCATTTTGAGGATCCAACAGTCTATAATCTTACCTCTCGATCGTGGTCAACTATCGCAGTGGAAGCGCATACGAAACCTGCCGTGAGATTCGACCATACTTTAGTTCGCTACAAGGTGAACTTACGAGTCCTTTTTAGCGCCTAAAAGTAGTTTATTTCttactattatttgttttcaaatctcAGACCAAATTAATGCAACTACTTGAGATTTAGATGAAATTATTCATGTTTGGTGGTGTTATTGACCGAAAAAATATCACGAGCGAGTTGTGGAGCTTCGACATTCACACAAAGGAATGGAATAAAGAGAGTGTCGATAACAAAGATTTGATGGTATCATCACGACCttaattcttttgtttttattcagtATTCAATGAATTCGACTACAGGTACCTCCTTTATCCGTTGCTGGGCACACGGCACACGTGATTGGTTCAGAAATGTACATTTTCTTCGGTTATAACCCAGAGATAGGATTTGTTCATAATGTTCAAGTTTACAACTTCGGTAAATCATTTAATTTCTTGTAGTTTCTCTatattttttgctgaaaaagttCTTATCTCTATGTCACCATGTAGAAACCGGGAGATGGCGTTTTGGCAACACGAAGGATCAGGTATATGGTCGCTTCCGTCATTCATCGGTTCACTACAAAATGGAttctgtgagtttttttttccagtgaagTCTTTTCTGATATCTGCGAGCAATGACAGTTTCATCACTTGCAATGTTATGCCACGTTTTTCATCTAATTTTGCATGGTATACTTCTAAAATGTGATTTAATCCTCCTTATAGGGTGATGCTATCCTTGTTTACGGAGGAACAATGTGGTCGAATGCTCAGAACAATCTCACGGACAGTCTTATGAGATACGATATCAAGCATGAAAAATGGTTAGCCatgtaatttctttcttcttttttttttcttgatttttcgcGTATCGGTTTTCGCAGCTGATTATATTAAACCGTCACTAGCTGTAATATTCAATGTTGTAGGCTTAAAGGTACCAcccccaggaatctggggtggttcgGGTTTCacatgggttatgcctatacggggtcgtagattatggggaagagggtgttcatctcttcctgtatcagtgtaaacggaccaCCCCGGAACGTTGTTTCTtaacgacgtcctctattacagcgcgccacccttgcgctcCCCGCCAGCGAAACACCCGAACGGGCTTCCGACGAATCGTAGGGGGCAAAcgtttatatataatatatttctaatatattccttcgtttctttcttataATTGCAATACCGGTTCTGTATCCTTttgtgtttttgcttttttttttgtcaattttcttGTTGAACATTATAAAGTGGTAAAAAGTTTACTTTCTATTTCAGGACCAACCTTCCTCCATCAGGTGTGCAGTTGTTCCTCCATACAGCTACAATACTGAACGGTTTGATGATTGTTGTCGGTGGAAATGGATACAATATTAGCGAGTCTCGTACAAAACAGGAGTGCTTTTCCGGAATGATTCAAGCCTATGACATTGGTACGTTGTTGtcaatattattttcttctgaggTTCTCTAAATTATATTGATTGTTCTCGCAATTTGCATTGTTTCTTCTACAAAGTGaccttttcaaataattcGATAATTTGATTTCCATTTCCCTGTTAGCTCTTTCTACTTCTTATTCCATGCCATGCACCATTTCTGTTCCGCAGTCCCATTCTATGAAGGAATTTATCTCATCTTACTCCTATTTTACTCTGTTCTTGTGCTACTCATTCCGTTTATCTCTAAttagagttcttttttcttcttatttctgcATATGTGCTATATCAGACACATGATACTCTCGATCTATGATAACAAAATGTTGTTTCTGTGGTTTTCGCTGTTTTGTGCAGTAACCCTACTGGTAAAGGGATGAGGGCATAGGTGTGATAGGGAGGAgacggaccctcctcaggtgaagggggtctagctcatggggtgcagttcaagtgaagggggtcccttcgccaaccgtacaaaagtgaagggggtcttttTGCCTaccgtacaaaagtgaaggatgTCCCTCCGCCAACCGTCCAagagtgaagggggtcggaacACCGGCTCCGACCATCGCATTTGCGGATGAGGGTCCTCATCCATGAAATCGATCGTATATCCTTAACTACGGCTTTGAAAGTGTCGAACCTTTCCACTGCATTACAACCAAAATGTGTGGTGATAATCAGCCATGCTAACGGGATTTGTCTCTACTtgtataattataattttgaTGTTAACTGTTTCCTATGAGTTCAGTTTTGTTGTCTTCtacgcatttttttcaattcatttacGTGAAGTTACAGTTTGCAGTGAAGTCTAAATATGTTTGTTCTACGGTTACGTTCAGATGTTAGGACTGCCTCATTACGTTTTTATTCCAGCTTGTAAACAGTGGTTCAATATCTCAACTGGCGTTTCACAGTTGAGGCGTTATGGTCACACTGCTGTTGCAACAAACAATGAGCTCTACATAATAGGAGGATTCAATGGAAGGATGTTAAACGATGTGTGGCGATTCACTCCCGGTTAGCTTTTTATTATAGTAGCTCGTTAGGGTGTTATAAAATTTCTGAGATACATCTACAAATTTTCTGAGATATACAACTTTCATAATATCTGAGTTCCTCTTAACTCATATTTAAAGTTTTGAAATTCCATCACGTTTGTAAGTTCTTCGGTGTAGCACTGGCTTAGAACTGATGTACTAGATTAGGTttccttgtttatttttgtatatgGGTTATGCATTGTAGTTTCCAATTCCGTTCTCACCTTTATTCACTATATGGTAGAATGTTTAGCGGCTATAATGCTCGGTTTCTTATTAAGCAAggtttgaaaattgtttttctcacttttttgatATTTAGTGGAATGTTGGACATGCGAATTTGTATgttcttccacattttttctgtatttgctTGTTGTCTTCTGACATCATCAGATGTTGCTAAACTTTGTAAACCTTTAGCTGAATGCTCATCGGCTACACGCCCAGAGGAGTGCCGATCCTTAACTGATGGAGTGAAATGTGTTTTCGCTGATCGCACATGTGTTAAATTCGATCCGTTCGTAAGCTATAAGCAGTCATTTCTGTCTTTCGTCAAAAACGAATCGCCCAAATCAGTGTCGGAGTGTAGAAATACAGCAGTGAGGTAAGCACATTGTCCAAAGCTCGGTTCTTTTCAACACTATCTTTGggtttgcttttttaaaatgaacttAGTGGAAGTTGGATGTACTTTTCTACCATTACTATTACTTTTCTTCGTACTGCCAACCCTTTGAGTCAACTAATAAGCCCCACTTTGAAACCAAATGGTAGACTACGGAATGATATTTTTAGCGATCATTCGCTAGTTATCAGTATGTATTTCTCTGCAAATCTATATATTCTCtgtaaagtttttctttttagaaggTCTCTCTGAAACGTTTTCTCATTTCAAAGCATTCTAGTGGCGTTACTTCGGAAATTAATGTTACACTTCAATTTTCGTTTATCAAGGTAACAGAATTCACAATGCAAATAGTCATAAAGTGTAGTTGAGGTAAAGTAAACTGTTGCTAAGGTTGGTTGAAGCGAATGAAAGTGCAATGAGGATAAACTTGTATGGTAAaatttgttctatttctaAGTGAATGGCAATATCCGTGTCAAAATCGCATCTTTGCATACGAATAGATAGCCGTCtgtgttatttttcttcattttccccTCTTTATCAACAAATTTCCAGGCAAGCGCTTCAAGTCTGTGATGAACAAAATGACTGCATGTCATGCATTTCTGAGCCAGGATGTGGTTGGTGCCCTTCTGGAGATCAGTGCCTGCCGAACGATGGAGAATGTGTAGATGGTCAAGTTAGTATCATAGTCGAACGTCTTTATATCTATATAGCATCCGATTCTTTGTAGGTAATGCTTACGACTTGGGAGAAATGTTCACTAACACGAGATCCTCCTCCGCCGCGTCCTTGCGGTATGGCGAACGACTGTCGAAGCTGCAAACTACTCGCTCACTGTAACTGGTATACAGTTGAGGGAAAACCTACTTGTATTCCACTGGAAGATGAAAGTGTGTTCTGCTATGTTTTCTTTAGCAAAAATAGTAGGGCTTTGTGTCTTTAATTTCATGTctcttttccatttccttcCTACTTCATATGTCGGAAACCGATGTTTATGAAATAATAcacaaaatatgaaagaaatttacaaaaaaaaatggatttttatcAGGAGTAGTCTTATAGTTTTACTTAGCATATTATGCATTATTAACCAAATTGACACTTCGAAAACCTCTGAATTATACTGATTGGCCATTGCTAGGTTCCATTCACGTCCAGGTATTTTCGCAGGTTTTGTGAATCTCGCAGTCAACTCGTTTACTATGCTCATCCTGAACCCCTTGACTTCTAAATTCCCTTGGAAAATCGCACCCATGATTGACATTGAAAAGACGAATTCATACTCGCTGAATTTTTGGAGCTCCCTAGGACGCTCTCCCATACCGCCTGAAATAGTTACCTCCGATCGTCTCggatttttctcctaaaatcccttgttttgaaagttttccatCCACCTcttgatgctgctaacatccagAGAGCCTTGCCTTTGGAATCCCCATCGTATCAGAGCAGCGCTGTTCAAATCCACTGTATCGGATTGCGAGCATTGCCTTCTGCTGGACGAATGATGGCTCTCCTCACCACGTGATCGCTGTGAGCACATGATAGAAATAAAGTTTTCGGTTTCAGAACTCCAGCCTGGGTTTGGGTGTCCAAACTTTTTCGTATAGTAGGATGTTCGAATTTTATGTTCAAAACCTCCTCTTAGTCGATTTGTTAATTTCTGCAGAAGAGCGTGTAGAAAATAAGTCCCTCAGCAACATTTATTTGACTCGGAGAAGCCTTCGCATTCTGTCCTATATTGGTTTGTCCTCCGTTTCTGTACCTATATCACTTCCAGAAACAGTGGGAGAAGCTTAGCGTGTATTTCACACTATTATTTAGCAGGATTTCGCACTTCAATTTTGTTCCTTTTAATGTTGGACTTTTTCTATGAATATAATCATCTGGCCTTAATATTCCATGTCTAAACACAGAGTTTACTTAGGGCTATTATTCATCTAATGTTTTACAGTATTGTTGCGAAAAGAACAGCTCGATCGTGAATTAGACCGCGTAGCTTCGTCTAGCTTACCATTGCGACTACCAACCACACCACCTCCCATCCCTCCTGGACAAAACCTCTCCTATTGTCCTCTACCATGTTCTTCACTCTATACATGCACTCAGTGCCTTCAAGAACAGAAATGCATGTGGTGTCCAAGTACAAACAGGTACCATTCAAATCTTTGTGCATTTCTTTTAGCTTGTTTTATGTCAACTTTTACAGATGTATAAACATGGAAGCATATGCTTTATCATTTGCATATGGACAATGTCACTCCTGGGTAGCTGGTCATGCTCATGGATTAGCGTTTTCCAAATCTTGCAGGATAGGTTCGTTTCAGTAATATTTACCTATTTGTGGTGTCTTTATTtgatcttcttattttttaaaatatagatATCATCTTGCTATAGTTGGaattttgaggttttggaattgCATTATCTCATACTCTCTACTCTGTAATCTCTTATACAAAGAATATATATCATcatactttgattttttctaataagTAGAATATGATCAACAAAATCATCATAACACTTAGCTGTCCCTGTCCCATTAAGCTCCCTTTTATTGCTAATCTGCTGACAGTagtgtggattttttcctacaagTAGTACCACTAGTACTGTTCCCTTGCTGCTTCTCATCAATAGTTCTCAAGGAAGTCATCAtctaataattaaattaaccGATGATGGATAGAGTTATATTTCAGTTCACATGAAAAATACTTCTAAGAATGTTTAAAGATTATATGAGATTTTTTCGACCCACTTATAATGAACGTATATAAAACAAGCAATATTCGTGTTTTCTCTGTTCATTACTAGGAGTTGATGATTGCTCGAGAAGGATGGAAATCAGATGTCCCTTAATCAAAGATATCCAACGAATAGGGCAGTGTTTCCTAACTAACCGTTGTTGCGACGGCAGGACTGTTGACTAACAGCAGTTTTTCAGTGGCGCCGGAGGTCGTTAATCGGCGGAACGCAAACTGCTAATTAATTGACCTTTAGCACATAGCCTAGTGTACGTTGCAGTGTATCTAAACCATCTGAaatcttttaaaggcagcatatcacgaatctgaggtggtgcggatttcaggtggagtattcttatgcgggatagtagattatggagagaaaggtgattccgtccatttcttcctaattgccgtaaaaaacggcccggaagatgcggcgccgcacagcgctggcgcgctccaatcgaactcgttgtagaaaatagtgcgccggaacgctcgaagccgtatctttcggcccgttttctgcggcaactacgaagaaatgaacggaagcaccctcctccccataatccacgaccccgtatacgaatacttcaccggaaatccgtaccaatccagattcgtggggtgatgcctttaagcccgATATGGGATTCACAGTGCTCGGGTCTTGCAATTCATTCCAATTGCCAGTTAGGGGTAGCTCTAGGAAGGACAATGATCGAGGTCGAAGTCTTAGTCGCAGAAATAACCACGGAACAGATGTTGCTTGTGCATTCGTTCGCGGCATCCACACCAAAACCTTCATTACTACAACAGTTTCCTCTTTTCGTTTCTAATCCATCGTTGAGGTCCTATATCGAAAGTGTACTCAGAAGGAATTGATCAAATGGACTGCAGAATCCACAGCCAACTGTTGGACATGGTAAAAAGATGTGCCTGTGAATCTCAATTGGACCCAAATGTTCCCTCAAGTGCAAATATGAGATTGATTAGTGGATTTGACATGGCACGCACGAAATATCGAAGTTAATTTCGCATAAATCTGATATCATAAGGAATATGCAGAAAATTCATGTTTTGTTGAACAAGAAAAGATATAAATTTGTATAACATGCGATGTATTTGATGTAATCATCCATTATTCTACATTTTACAGAAAGTAAATTCTTGTAAACAAAGTTAAAGAATTTTGCGCTAAACATTGTTTTAGCAaccattcttttattttttaagatttaaaaTGTTCTACTACATTGactttccttttcaaatgttGATCTGTGTTTTTTAAGAGTCTTCGAACTGTTCTGCACATAAAACTTGCGCCGAGTGCCAACTTTCTCCTGAATGTGGATGGCTTGACGATGGTTCTCATACAGGACTTGGAAACTGTACACAGGGGTCAGCTCAAGGTCCTTTGAATCCTGGACCCAACTTCCGTTCTGAGCAGTGGTATTTCATTGATTGTCCAGGTTTGTGTCTTATTGTTGTTTACGCTAACTGTGCCCGTTTTTTTAACACTCAATGCGACGTTTCTAAATTGTTTTGCCTTGACATGACTTAGACGATTGTAGTAGATGTTTACTTTCTAGCTTGTCAGTGTAACGGTCACTCTATGTGCAACGGTACACGTCATACTCTCGGAGGTATCCAGGAAGTTTGTGGAGAGTGCCAAGACAACACTATGGGAAAACATTGCGAGCTTTGCGCTCCCGGGTACTTTGGAGATCCACGTAATGGCGATCACTGCAAGGGTATATTTGTTTC is a window encoding:
- a CDS encoding hypothetical protein (NECATOR_CHRX.G25676.T1); the protein is MFFASRGRYPLLFQWTSSIIPLLFIPLLVLANHASFDLEKSLSTSCDRHCYNGVCLNGSCACSKGWVGSQCDHCYGRIKLTENQSHLIDGPLDYSSSSKCTWVIENEKKSGAPLNLKLESFQTECGWDFVYIYDGDGVYGEQLAAFCGEQEMQEVSAPSGKALIYFFSDLAMNLNGFNISYEFNKCPYNCNSHGVCQDSKCNCTRGFTGAYCEMRVCTEQDEGKSGPCLHGGVCKKSRCSCTVSYHGDTCQSPKARSVWDRVPTNNEVAGRASHTSVIIDDAIWNIGGERFSGVHFEDPTVYNLTSRSWSTIAVEAHTKPAVRFDHTLVRYKMKLFMFGGVIDRKNITSELWSFDIHTKEWNKESVDNKDLMVPPLSVAGHTAHVIGSEMYIFFGYNPEIGFVHNVQVYNFETGRWRFGNTKDQVYGRFRHSSVHYKMDSGDAILVYGGTMWSNAQNNLTDSLMRYDIKHEKWTNLPPSGVQLFLHTATILNGLMIVVGGNGYNISESRTKQECFSGMIQAYDIACKQWFNISTGVSQLRRYGHTAVATNNELYIIGGFNGRMLNDVWRFTPAECSSATRPEECRSLTDGVKCVFADRTCVKFDPFVSYKQSFLSFVKNESPKSVSECRNTAVRQALQVCDEQNDCMSCISEPGCGWCPSGDQCLPNDGECVDGQVMLTTWEKCSLTRDPPPPRPCGMANDCRSCKLLAHCNWYTVEGKPTCIPLEDEILLRKEQLDRELDRVASSSLPLRLPTTPPPIPPGQNLSYCPLPCSSLYTCTQCLQEQKCMWCPSTNRCINMEAYALSFAYGQCHSWVAGHAHGLAFSKSCRIESSNCSAHKTCAECQLSPECGWLDDGSHTGLGNCTQGSAQGPLNPGPNFRSEQWYFIDCPACQCNGHSMCNGTRHTLGGIQEVCGECQDNTMGKHCELCAPGYFGDPRNGDHCKACQCNGQADTCDNATGACHCRTKGVIGNECDRCEQKYYGQPRNGTPCYYELSVDFIFTFKLKNEDKDKHATEIYLFSIPHKKDTDVTFQISCDGGSQANVALNITSSLFESTPRKMMHNTTCDSKGFRRVYVASDPDYAYGTDANTTFFVRVFNFTTPITIQVSFAQSPPINWVLFFVIFAACFIVLLVVAGLLWMIKLRIEVYRRNQRRIDEIEHMASRPFSSIKLELTNVHCFSATGPVQGPTPLSVEPCSNYKSGVFTLAVRLPTGGRATTPNGTSGLAVASALCQLTPAQLGVLQAPDNSENRNNRKTTLRRYIPFLRTRENDAG